The following coding sequences lie in one Myxococcus xanthus genomic window:
- a CDS encoding efflux RND transporter permease subunit, whose protein sequence is MRTEAPDSWMNRILRSSFARPGLTVMLALALSAFGAVALQGLTRDVFPDLSAPIFNVIVQNPAMGAQELETAVAIPMEVALAGLPEVRRIRSTSQLGVTQLTVEFEPDADYFRSRQYVVERVAQAQSELPPGTDAPLVSSLTGRLNEVFEFTLEAEPGAAELMTLRDLAEFEVKNRLLAVPGVAGVERLGGYLRQFQVQLDPDQMVARGITLNQVEHALEGANLNASGGFVVQGPMEWTVRAVGRAESVEDLRDTVVAVRDSTPVLLGDVADIREAPAVRRGIAHRLKGEVVSCRVIKQFGADTQRVTAGIRVAIQELKQGLPPGVQLRIVYDQSVLVDSALGGVSRAILLGAVLVVLVLFLLLGDWRAALIVTLTLPLSLALAGVLLKFAGIGINTMTLGGLAIAVGLLVDAAIIVTENIVHGLREAKGQRSRREVALAASMEMARPIAFATLIVVSVFIPLFAMTGIEGRMYQPLAAAVVACLTASLGLALTLVPVASGLFLRTPREGQPEDVWVIRKIKHVYAPMLEACMRHAGLVRLVALAITVPALSLAFVVGSDFMPKLDEGALLLQTVLPPEASLEEVDRLNHLVEDALLKFPEVEDVVRRTGRAERTEDPMPHTLSDVLVILKPERGRSMEDLEAAMREAVGQVPGVSTLFTTPLGMRIDEGLGGSPADLSVRIFGPELETLAGLAERAQAIMSKVEGVEDLRAEKLTGLPQLRITVNRAAVARVGLTPGDVIHAVKVGMVGQEFAQVWKGQRRYDLLLRLADHRRGDATAIRGLLVDGHDGTRIPLSQLATIEETFGAGSIRREAGSRRIAVEASVAGRDLGSTAAEVRERLAAELKLPTGYFLDVGGKVESQQRAAQAMTVAIAVALLAVFILLYLALDSLAESLVIIATLPDAFVGGILALLIAGETWNVSSLVGLIGLFGIAVQNGLVLVAQTKLLMQHGKPFDEAIREASIGRVRPKLMTAGTAILGLLPLLVLPLHGTEVERPLAVVMVGGLVTSTLFTLLVLPTFYAFVHGWQVRVTQRLAARKAARTQTPGEH, encoded by the coding sequence ATGCGCACTGAGGCCCCCGACTCCTGGATGAACCGCATCCTGCGGTCCTCCTTCGCCCGGCCTGGTCTCACCGTGATGCTGGCCCTGGCGCTCTCCGCCTTCGGCGCGGTGGCGCTCCAGGGGCTGACGCGTGACGTGTTCCCGGATCTGTCCGCCCCCATCTTCAACGTCATCGTGCAGAACCCGGCGATGGGCGCGCAGGAGTTGGAGACGGCCGTGGCCATCCCCATGGAGGTGGCGCTCGCGGGCCTGCCCGAGGTGCGCCGCATCCGCTCCACCTCGCAGCTGGGCGTCACCCAGCTCACGGTGGAGTTCGAGCCAGACGCCGACTACTTCCGCAGCCGGCAGTACGTCGTCGAGCGCGTGGCCCAGGCGCAGAGTGAGCTCCCCCCCGGCACGGACGCGCCGCTGGTCTCCAGCCTCACCGGGCGACTCAATGAGGTGTTCGAGTTCACCCTGGAAGCGGAGCCCGGCGCGGCGGAGCTGATGACGCTGAGGGATTTGGCCGAGTTCGAGGTGAAGAACCGGCTGCTCGCCGTGCCCGGTGTCGCCGGTGTGGAGCGCCTGGGTGGCTACCTGCGCCAGTTCCAGGTGCAGCTCGACCCGGACCAGATGGTGGCGCGTGGCATCACCCTGAACCAGGTGGAGCACGCGCTGGAAGGCGCGAACCTGAACGCCTCGGGCGGCTTCGTGGTGCAGGGCCCCATGGAGTGGACGGTGCGCGCGGTGGGGCGCGCGGAGTCCGTGGAGGACCTGCGCGACACCGTGGTCGCCGTGCGCGACAGCACGCCCGTGCTGCTGGGCGACGTGGCCGACATCCGCGAGGCCCCCGCCGTGCGCCGGGGCATCGCCCACCGGCTGAAGGGCGAGGTGGTGAGCTGCCGTGTCATCAAGCAGTTCGGCGCGGACACACAGCGGGTGACGGCGGGCATCCGCGTCGCCATCCAGGAGTTGAAACAGGGCCTGCCGCCCGGTGTGCAGCTTCGCATCGTGTATGACCAGTCGGTGCTGGTGGACTCCGCGCTGGGCGGCGTCAGCCGGGCCATCCTGCTGGGCGCGGTGCTGGTGGTGCTCGTGCTCTTCCTGCTCCTGGGGGACTGGCGCGCGGCGCTCATCGTCACGCTCACCCTGCCCCTGTCCCTGGCGCTGGCGGGCGTGCTGCTGAAGTTCGCCGGCATCGGCATCAACACGATGACACTGGGCGGACTGGCCATCGCCGTGGGGCTGCTGGTGGACGCGGCCATCATCGTCACGGAGAACATCGTCCACGGCCTGCGTGAAGCGAAGGGCCAGCGCTCTCGACGCGAAGTGGCGCTGGCGGCGTCCATGGAGATGGCCCGGCCCATCGCCTTCGCCACGCTCATCGTCGTGTCCGTGTTCATCCCCCTGTTCGCCATGACGGGCATCGAGGGGCGCATGTACCAGCCGCTCGCCGCGGCCGTGGTGGCCTGCCTGACGGCGTCGCTGGGACTGGCCCTCACGCTGGTGCCGGTGGCGTCCGGGCTCTTCCTGCGCACGCCCCGCGAAGGACAGCCCGAGGACGTGTGGGTCATCCGCAAAATCAAACACGTCTACGCGCCCATGCTGGAGGCGTGCATGCGCCACGCGGGGCTCGTGCGGCTGGTAGCTTTGGCCATCACCGTGCCCGCCCTCTCGCTGGCCTTCGTGGTGGGCAGCGACTTCATGCCGAAGCTGGATGAAGGCGCGCTGCTGCTCCAGACGGTGCTGCCGCCGGAGGCCTCGCTGGAGGAGGTGGACCGGCTCAACCACCTGGTGGAGGACGCGCTGTTGAAGTTCCCGGAGGTGGAGGACGTGGTGCGCCGCACGGGCCGTGCCGAACGCACGGAAGACCCGATGCCGCACACGCTGTCGGACGTGCTCGTCATCCTCAAGCCGGAGCGGGGACGTTCGATGGAGGACCTGGAGGCCGCGATGCGTGAGGCGGTGGGACAGGTCCCTGGCGTGTCGACGCTGTTCACCACGCCGCTGGGCATGCGCATCGATGAAGGGCTCGGCGGCAGCCCGGCGGACCTCTCCGTGCGCATCTTCGGACCGGAGCTGGAGACGCTGGCCGGACTGGCGGAGCGGGCGCAGGCCATCATGTCGAAGGTGGAGGGAGTGGAGGACTTGCGCGCGGAGAAGCTGACCGGCTTGCCCCAGCTGCGCATCACCGTGAATCGCGCCGCGGTGGCGCGCGTGGGCCTGACACCCGGAGACGTCATCCACGCCGTGAAGGTGGGGATGGTGGGCCAGGAGTTCGCCCAGGTGTGGAAGGGCCAGCGCCGCTATGACTTGCTGCTGCGGCTGGCGGACCACCGCCGGGGAGACGCCACCGCCATCCGGGGTCTGCTGGTGGACGGGCATGACGGCACGCGCATCCCGTTGAGCCAGCTGGCCACCATCGAGGAGACCTTCGGCGCGGGCAGCATCCGCCGCGAGGCGGGCAGCCGGCGCATCGCCGTGGAGGCCAGTGTCGCGGGCAGGGACTTGGGCAGCACGGCGGCCGAGGTGCGCGAGCGGCTGGCGGCGGAGCTGAAGCTGCCCACCGGCTACTTCCTGGACGTGGGCGGGAAGGTGGAGAGCCAGCAGCGCGCCGCGCAGGCGATGACGGTCGCCATCGCGGTGGCCCTGCTCGCGGTGTTCATCCTGCTGTACCTCGCGCTGGACTCGCTGGCGGAGTCGCTGGTCATCATCGCCACCCTGCCGGACGCCTTCGTCGGCGGCATCCTCGCGCTGCTCATCGCCGGGGAGACGTGGAACGTGTCCAGCCTGGTGGGCCTCATCGGCCTGTTTGGCATTGCCGTCCAGAATGGCCTGGTGCTGGTGGCGCAGACGAAGCTGCTCATGCAGCACGGCAAGCCCTTCGATGAGGCGATTCGAGAGGCAAGCATCGGCCGCGTCCGCCCCAAGCTGATGACGGCGGGCACCGCCATCCTGGGCCTGCTGCCGCTGCTGGTGCTGCCACTGCACGGCACGGAAGTGGAGCGCCCCCTGGCCGTCGTCATGGTGGGCGGGCTCGTCACCTCCACGCTGTTCACCCTGCTGGTGCTGCCCACCTTCTATGCCTTCGTGCACGGGTGGCAGGTGCGAGTGACGCAGCGGCTGGCCGCCCGGAAGGCTGCTCGGACCCAGACGCCAGGGGAGCACTGA
- a CDS encoding efflux RND transporter periplasmic adaptor subunit produces MKPLHAAVAALFLLTACKRETPHDEQEHGHDEPPAQAGAHHDDHGVPHVRIASEMLRDLRITTAPVGVRPGGENVTVLGELTFSEDAYAEVASPIAARVSAVFVTTGQEVKQGEKLADLRSPELGKARASLQAAQAQAQAARQAAERKRTLADERIIARKDVQAAEAEAAAAEASVAAARAELVALGVSEEELRGGNVPPGFVLRAPLSGTVVERTARMGQMADPNLPLFCIGDVSSLWLVVHAFERDAVRIQRGTQARITFAAFPGQEFMAKVGHVGQRVDATSRTIPVRLELDNADGQLRPGMSASAYIPLGDPGAPITAVPAAALQRLEGGWVAFLPTDARGVFERREVGRGRTLGGDVEVLTGLKPGEQVVVEGAFLLKAEAEKLSGGGSDGHAH; encoded by the coding sequence ATGAAGCCCCTCCACGCCGCAGTGGCCGCCCTCTTCCTGCTCACCGCCTGCAAGCGCGAGACGCCGCACGACGAGCAAGAGCACGGACATGACGAGCCCCCCGCCCAGGCAGGTGCCCACCACGACGACCATGGCGTGCCCCACGTCCGCATCGCGTCGGAGATGTTGAGAGACTTGCGCATCACCACCGCGCCCGTGGGCGTGCGACCGGGCGGTGAGAATGTCACCGTCCTGGGAGAGCTCACCTTCAGCGAGGACGCCTACGCGGAGGTGGCCTCCCCCATCGCCGCCCGCGTGAGCGCCGTCTTCGTCACCACCGGTCAGGAGGTGAAGCAGGGCGAAAAGCTCGCGGACCTGCGCAGCCCCGAGCTGGGCAAGGCGCGCGCGTCGCTGCAAGCGGCCCAGGCCCAGGCCCAGGCCGCGCGTCAGGCCGCCGAGCGCAAGCGCACGCTCGCTGACGAGCGCATCATCGCGCGCAAGGACGTACAAGCCGCCGAAGCAGAGGCCGCCGCCGCCGAGGCCTCGGTCGCCGCCGCGCGCGCGGAGCTGGTGGCCCTGGGCGTGAGCGAAGAAGAGCTGCGCGGTGGCAACGTCCCTCCGGGCTTCGTCCTGCGCGCCCCCCTGTCCGGCACCGTCGTCGAACGCACCGCGCGGATGGGGCAGATGGCGGACCCCAACCTGCCGCTGTTCTGCATTGGTGACGTGTCCTCGCTGTGGCTGGTGGTGCACGCCTTCGAGCGTGACGCCGTGCGCATCCAGCGTGGCACGCAGGCCCGCATCACCTTCGCGGCCTTTCCGGGCCAGGAGTTCATGGCGAAGGTGGGCCACGTGGGGCAGCGCGTGGATGCGACTTCACGCACCATCCCCGTGAGGCTGGAACTGGACAACGCCGACGGCCAACTTCGGCCCGGCATGTCCGCGTCGGCCTACATCCCATTGGGGGACCCGGGAGCGCCCATCACCGCCGTGCCCGCGGCGGCGCTCCAGCGGCTGGAAGGTGGCTGGGTGGCCTTCCTGCCCACGGACGCGCGCGGCGTCTTCGAGCGGCGCGAGGTGGGCCGGGGCCGCACGCTGGGCGGCGACGTGGAAGTCCTCACCGGCCTGAAGCCCGGCGAGCAGGTGGTGGTGGAAGGCGCGTTCCTCCTCAAGGCGGAGGCGGAGAAGTTGAGCGGCGGAGGGAGTGACGGCCATGCGCACTGA